The DNA sequence CTCTCCGGTAGCCGTGATCAGTTGAGCGATCGGGAGCAGGCCGCTCTGCGGTCGTTTGCCGCGTCGCTGTCCCGCGCGGTCAACAACGCGATCCTGCACGCCGACCTTGCCGTAGTGGCGGAGAGTCACGCACAAGCCGCGCGTACCGACCCACTCACCGGTTTGCCGAACCGGGTCGGTCTGATGCGCGAACTCGAGGAGGCGGTACGGCGCTCGGACGGGCCAGGACTTCTGCTTCTAGATCTGAATGGCTTCAAGAAGATCAACGACACTCTAGGGCACACCGTAGGCGACCATCTGTTGGTTGGTGTCGCGGAGCGCCTCGCAACGGCGTCAGCACGTGTGGGTGGGTTTCCGGCTCGGCTAGGCGGTGACGAGTTCGCCGTGGTGCTTGCTGGTCGGGGGAACCGCCACCCTGCGATCGCGGCGCAGATCCTCACCGAGATTAACGGGCTTATCTCGGTCGCCGGTATGGAGATCGACGTACGGGCCAGCGGTGGTGTGGCCACAGCTGCCGGGCGTGTAAACATCCAGGCGCTGGTGGATGATGCGGACGCGGCGATGTACCGGGCGAAGGCCAGTCAGGTTCCAGTCGTGGTGCACACGCCGCCGGAGGATGGCGGTCCACCGCGTCGGCTGGATCTTGCGAACGAGATTGGAGCCGGGCTGTCGGCTGGCGCGTTCGTGCTGCGGTTCCAGCCGATTGTGGACCTGGTGAGCGGGCGGGTGGTTGGCTGTGAGGCGCTGGCGCGGTGGGAGCATCCGGTTCATGGCCTGCTGGCGCCGGCGGCGTGGCTGAATCTGGTCGAGCAGAGCGATCACCTGGCCGCGTTCACGCAGTACGTGTTGCGGCAGGCGTTGGATGCTCAGCGGGAGTGGACCGAGGCGGGTCTGGATTTGCTCGTGTCGGTGAACATCTCGCCCCGATGCCTCTTGGATGAGGGGTTCGCCCGGACGGTTCATGCGCTGATCCAGACCCGGCGAGCCGATCCAGGCCGGGTAGTGCTGGAGCTGAGTGAGACGGTTCCGGTGAGCGGGTTGGAGGCGGTGGACCGTACGGTGACCGCTCTTCGTGCGGCCGGTGTGCGGGTGGCGTTGGACGACTTCGGCGCGGGTCCCTCGTCGTCGTTGTCGGTGGTTTCCCGTCTGCCGATTGATGAGATCCGGATCCACAGGAGCCAGGTGGCCCGGATGGATTCGAGCCGGGCGGCTGCGGTGGTGGTCGGTGCGGCGATCGAACTCGGTCGGGATCTTGGTTTGGCGGTGGTGGCGGAGGGCGTGGCGACGGTCGAGCAGCGCCGGGTGCTGGCTGGTTTGGGTTGCCGGTACGGGCAGGGCTCGCTGTTCGCCGATCCGATGCCGAGCCGGGCGGTGATCGACCTGTTGTCTGATGGCCGGGGTGTCGCGGAGCCGCTGCCGGAGGTCGAGGTGCCGGCGCTGGTCGGTGAGGCGGTCGCGCCGTGAGCGGGTTACCGGCGTCGACTCCGGCGATCGGTGGTCAGTCTTTGCGGGCGAGGCCG is a window from the Polymorphospora rubra genome containing:
- a CDS encoding putative bifunctional diguanylate cyclase/phosphodiesterase — translated: MSVALATGAPWRQIFWRDFDLRMLGRAVELVLAALTIAAISVQPSLILMFPFAILSVWQVGSHRLRLRAERQMWTTLSEATGSLNTLSDLNALLNLAVRSVAALFGAGRVEVELWTAGQERLVRMDQGVVSEEAPDVHLSGSAFVSCALESFSDGPIGILRVYLSGSRDQLSDREQAALRSFAASLSRAVNNAILHADLAVVAESHAQAARTDPLTGLPNRVGLMRELEEAVRRSDGPGLLLLDLNGFKKINDTLGHTVGDHLLVGVAERLATASARVGGFPARLGGDEFAVVLAGRGNRHPAIAAQILTEINGLISVAGMEIDVRASGGVATAAGRVNIQALVDDADAAMYRAKASQVPVVVHTPPEDGGPPRRLDLANEIGAGLSAGAFVLRFQPIVDLVSGRVVGCEALARWEHPVHGLLAPAAWLNLVEQSDHLAAFTQYVLRQALDAQREWTEAGLDLLVSVNISPRCLLDEGFARTVHALIQTRRADPGRVVLELSETVPVSGLEAVDRTVTALRAAGVRVALDDFGAGPSSSLSVVSRLPIDEIRIHRSQVARMDSSRAAAVVVGAAIELGRDLGLAVVAEGVATVEQRRVLAGLGCRYGQGSLFADPMPSRAVIDLLSDGRGVAEPLPEVEVPALVGEAVAP